The window TGGGCCAGAAATGATGGGATACTAAGGATGGGTGTGCATCTACGCCCAGtgcctccagccccattcctggcCATGGCATGGGGGCCCTGGAGCAACTTGGGCAGGCAGAGAgcttgcagagagcagcagggcagggagctctgctgaacTTCCTCAATGCCAGTGAGCCTGAGATGATGGATGtgtgggagctggagagcagccagcatcccaagagctcagcagcatctgggctcagaggctgctggggaacTGTAGGAGGGAAGGGcaacagcagaagaaatgagGGGCTTGAGAAAAGCAGGTTTTGGCATCCTGAAGAATGGCTTTGTGGGGACATGGCTGGAGATCAGCAGTGGCTGTGAAACTCCTTaggggcagggagagaacaGTGATCTCAACCCACTGCCATGCCATCCAAAAGGCCAGTGAAGCAGTGGCACCCCAGAACATCTTGATGTCAATGCCAGCTGGGAATGCAGCCACACTTGcagaggagagagcaggaggggagaggTGTCAAATGTGGGACATGGTCTCTCCCTCTGCAGTTCCCTTTGCATTGCCCATCCTGTGCCAATCTGATCCATCAGTTTGACTTGTTTATTCCTGCCAGGTCCCAGCTGAGGGCATATCTAAATGTCTTGAAGCAGGAATGGGGGCAAGGCTGGATGCTTGATCTGAGAACTGTGTTCTACTCTTTCCAGACCTCCTTGCCTTATCCCAGTGGCAGGGAAATGAAGAAGGGGTCACTGGGACTGCCTTTGATCCCTGTAATGCACCAGGCAGGAAGTCTCCCtgttggcagtgctgctgggtctctgtgcagctctccccagctggATTTGCAGGAGTCCTGGGAGATGAGGTAAGCCAAGGTCTGCTGCTCCAGTGTGCTGTTCACCTCACTCTTCCTATCTCGTGTGGTCATTTTCCACAGTCACCTGTCCCATGTATTTAGGCAAGCCTCTGTGTATTCAACATTTTGCCCATTTATGATGATCCAGCACAATGTCAAACCCAACAATGCCCCAAGAGCAGAGGTAGTAGTGGGGAAGTGGAGGAAGGGCCACAAAGCACCTCAGGATGGGTCCTCTGCTGGACTTGGCTATTATTTCAGCCAGAGCTTGGCCAGCTCTGTGTGACTCCAGCAACTGAAAGCTTAAGGACAATGAGTCAGCTTTGCATCCTTTTGGGTTTATGTGTTGCATTTCCTCCCTCACCAGAGTGACCATGCTGAGTGGGTTTGCCTCCTTTCATGGTACACCCATTCCCCCCTTCTCTTACCACCTCCTCGTATGTTCTTTCGTCCTCCATGTTCTTCAGGCCAGGATCATGcagcagaagccaagagaaGTCCTCTGAACATGCAGGTAGGTGCAGGGCATGTCTGTCCTAAAATGACCATTGGAATCTTGTCTCAGAGGTGACATTTGGAAAGCTTGGTTAAAAcccattcttttaaaaatttttttaaattaatttcaattccTTGACGGGCTCAGTGGACTCTCCCAGAGCCCAGTCCCTGGGAGTGTTCCCGGTGGAGCAGTGAAAATTGCTCCAGTGTGAAGCGTTgagtggcaggagctggagtggTACCTTGGGGTCCTGGAAATCCAGCGCTGAAAAGGAAACATTCCTCTCCATCCTGCACATGCCTTTTatctccctgcagcctttccaGTGTCAAAATGAGACTAGAAAAGGAAGGCATTTAGcaggaaatgagaaatgttcctactccttcctcctgcttttgAAGGAGAAAAGCTTTCCTTGGGGTAGTTTCTGATCTGAACCATTTGAGATGTGAAGGAGATTCACGGACATTGCCTGGTTTTGCACTGGCAGAAATAAGGAATCCTCCTATGATAGAAAGTCCTTTTGATTTTTCCAATGAAGGAGAAGGAGACTTCCAAATGGATGCAGCCTAGGCAGGGTGTGAGTTTGTCATCCTGTGACAGCACAGTCCCAAAGCCACCTATGGCAGGTTCCCAATGACAAATCTCTTCCCCAGCTGTCTCTGCCTGTGTCAGTGTTGCAGGatgaggctggggcaggagatgccTTCTgtcttgtccctgtccctgccttgccTGATCCCTGACAAGTGAAATTGTGCCAGACAAAATGCAGTCCCTGGTGCATCTGGGTCAGGCAATGCTTTCAAGCTGAAAGCCTCACTGACACTGTTGTTGCTCCTTTGGCATCTCTGGGTGTGTAATGATAGGAGAGAGGAGACTTGGAGAAATAATTCTGCTGATGCAGAGAAAAGGATCAGATCCCCTGGTTCCCTGGCTTAGGGTTAGTTCTGCCAAATCCTGGGTATGGCCCCCTTGGAATGACTCCTTAATTGCTAGTATGCAGCTGGAATGCCTAATGCAGCCAGGGAGAACTATTACTTAGTAAGTTAGGTGACATTTTTGCTGGATTAATTCTGGACTAGAAATAACTTATGTCATTAATCCTTTCCTGTGTTACTTTTGTTAATGACCCAAgccttctgcaggctgaaagCATCTAGTTTTGAGACAGATATTCCTCTCATAGTGCTTGGCTCCCACATGATTTTATCCTCTGTGAAGCCATGTAAAGAATTATTTCTCCTATTTCTAACAGCTCAGTTGGGGAGTATTTGAGAATGACCGGCCATCAGCTATTTCCACTAAGGACATTTTGAATTGTCAGTATTAGCCAAGATCAGAGTTGTTTTGAGATAGGTCATGTTTATTTGGGTTTGGGTGTCTCCgctgaaaagaaagcagagaataaACCCCTGGAAGAAGTAAGTAGAGCAAAGGCGAAGCTTTGGGATGAGCACTTTGTTCCCTACAAATACAGGCTTGCAAAATACTGGGCACATCTAATGgagaaagcaaagctgctttttgtCTAACACGTGGTGCCTTTGTTTGTGTCCCAGAACTTCCTTTGTTGTAAAGAGTAATataaaaaattcccaaaactgCAAAACCCGACCTAGAATTGAGTGGCAAATACAGAACCAAAGGCCTTGAAAACTCCTTTTGAAAACAATTACTTCCTTGCCAGTGTCAGATTCTAGAGAGCACAGTGAATTACCAACTGTTTGTAAGGAAAGCGATCCTGTAGTAGTGGGGAGGCAACGGGCACCACATGAAGTAGTAGAGCTCTTCTCTCTTGGCTTGCCAGCTCCACATTGTTCAGAGAAATTAAACTGATGCTagtttcatgaaaaataaaaaaccaagcAATCTTTTCAGTAACTAAAACACACTTTGAATTCCTGAATCATTAAAAGGGCTGATTATAAAGGTGTGAGTTCAATTAACTCACTTCTTCTCTTGTACCTGGTTGACAGCTTCTTCTAAATCTACAACAAAAACACAGAGGAATAATGAAAAGAGCTCTCAGTGTAAGATAGGACCTGGGATGCCTCTGTTCCCAAGGGAACCCACAGACCCCTTCAGTTTGGAGACTCATGTGACGGACCCCGACCTTGGGAATGGAGCCCTGGGCTCCTGGCCGGCTCAGGGGGCCTtggcccaggagccccaggagcatgGATCAGCCTCACAAAAAGGTAAGGGGGGAGCTGGGCCGCTCTCTGTTGGGAGGAAGGGTCCtgtggctgcccagagaggctgtgcacattgccagggaacagctgtgccctgcatgtgcccctgcaaggagctgtgctgctgccagtgcccctggagctgtagggctgctgagctgtggggcagggagaggagcaggagcatgcatgtgcagctgagccattcctggagagcacagggctctgggctccctgctgtcccagggcagcccagaggccaggctgtgcctgtgctagCTCTGGGAAGTGGCTCAGGGTTTTCCCCTGGCCTGCCTCAAGTCTCTGCCAGCACGAGcatgtttccctgtgcagctgtttaGAAGCTTCCAGGAAGTCTGTTCCATGAAATGTGGAGCTTCAGATGCTTTAGGTTTGCATCGCAGCCTCTGTTACATTTTGCAGACCTGAGTGACTGCCATGGTCCCAAGGAGGTTGTTTTGAGATCTGTTGTTTCCCTGCCATCTTCCCAGATGCTCTTACCTTCCAAGGTCTTGCCTTCCATCCAGAATTACTCTCCTTCCTCAAAGCCCCTATCTTCTTCTCCTTTATTATTAAGCTGGCCATTCTGCAGGAGCAAAAAGTCCTGATTTATgacattgttttttttctactttgctGCCTCatgattttttcctctgtgaagCTGTTGTATAGAATGATTGGTTCTCAGAATTTTAACAGCTCTGTTGGAGAGTATTCCAGAATGAGCTCCATTATTCTACTTGCATTAAGAAAATCAACCTCTAGTCAGGCTGGCCCCAAAGTGGCCCAATCTCATATAGTTGAGAAGGAAAATCCTTGGGGAAAATGAATTATCTAGTGTCAAGAACACAATTTATGTTTGGGTATCACCctaggcttttctttttcttttctttgaatgTCCTCTAAAATATTccaacaaagagaagaaaatgttgatCTAAATGCATCCAGATATTCAAACCTGGGACTTCTTTTAGGAACCAAAAAAAAGATGTTTACTAAAATCAGCATGAATAAGGGCAGATAAGAATCTCTGTCATGAGCAATCTCCATCTCTGCCCTTCTCTATCAGACACAGAGGCCCTCCAGCATGCAGGGGCTGAGGTGTTTATCATGCAGCAGGTTTCAGTCTGCTGGCCAACAGAGCCATGTCATGTCTGCTGCCAGTAGCCCATCCCTTGGGAGAGGGTCTAGGCATTGTACCTTGCTGCTCTCAAGCCCAATCTCTGTATTTTATGAGAGCTCTGCAATCTTGAACCTGTCTTGCCTGTTGGCCAGCATGGAATTTTTGGGGGCTTGAAGTCTGCCAGAGATTTACAGGaacctttttttccattcccagGCCTCTCACTGAGCCAGGCCAAGGAGATGGATCATCCCAGAAGTCCTGGTCTTACGAGGGACAAAGAGCTGAGGGACAGCTCTGGAAAGGTAAGGGATAAGGACAGGGATGAGCAGAATTCCTTTCCAGTGGCTGTTCAGTGCTTGGCCCtaaatgtcactgaaaatcATCATCTTCCACTCCTTGGGGGATGGGGATTCTCTTGGGAATATATTTGACAACTACAGGGCAATTGCTTGGCCATTTCCAGTGGTGCCAGAGTCACTGGTTTGGAGATGGTGCTAAAGTCATGCCAGAAGCATTCTTTATGTGCAAAGGTTGTTTTAGAGAAGTTCTGAATGACCGAGCAAGCTACACATCAGTGAACATGGGCAAAGTGCACCCTTGGAAGTGCACCCTtggaagcagagaagaaaagtgCACCCTTGGAAGCAGAGAAGCAAAGATTCTGATGTTGAGTGTAAGCAAGGCTGCAAATTCAAATGGGAGAGTTTGATTTTCCTAGTTACCTTTGTGGCTGTACCTCACAGCCCTCTCATTCTCAAGTTTTCTGCTCATGAACATCAATACTTCTGCAAATTGTTTTCACAAGTCTCCTCCTTTTGGTCTCCTGGTCTCAGAGACCAAGTCCTTGAGAGCTGGGTCTTGCAGAAGCCAGGAAGTGAGAAACAGCTGCAATTCCTGGCCATGAGTGTTAAGCAACAGCTCATTTAGCCCTCCTTGCTGGGTATTGCACatggttttctttctcctgccatGGCCTGTAGGAACTGAACTGCCTGCTCACTGTCATGTGAGCTCTTCATCTGTCTTGGAGCACTCCTATCACTTTCATGCTTCAAGCAGGGCTTCCTGACATAGGTTGCAGTTGCAGCAGTGGGAGGTTGTGGCACTACAGTGTTCCACCTCACTGTGTGTAATTGCCAAGGTGAGGACTGGAGGCATTCCTCTGAAACTATTGGAATATATATGGAGCTGCATTGAAGCCTATGGCACTCTGTAGACTCTGTGCTCTTGATGAGATGTTGTGTCTGGTTTGTGTGTCTCTGCCTACAGTCTGTGATATATTTCCATTGCACCTAGGTCTGTGCTACATTGGGCAAGTTGGCTGAAAAGAACattgagaggaagaaaatggagCTTTTGGAAAAAGAGATGAAGAGGAGACAAAATGAAACATCCTTGCAGCTTCCTCCTAAGGCGGTTGAGCCTGGGGATGCAGCTGAAGCAAGTAAGTGGTGGCTACACTTGTGGTGTTCCTTTTTGACCACTTGCTTGCCCTTTGCACAATGTTGCAATCAGACTAGGGGGCTGTTCCGCTTGCATCTGAGTGGAAGCTTGCATGGGATTGAATTCTGTTtcccaaagaaaaatacagaggtATGAAGTGTCTTGCCCATGGCCTCACTGAGTCAGTAAGAGAATATCAGCTTCCCCCCTTCACCTCTAAAGTCTTTCAAAGTAGAAAATTCTGTCTTGCAAAGTACACTGGGGCTTCAGACTCTCTCCTGGAGAGCAGTCTTCAGGGAAGGTGAGTCCAAAAGAATGCTTTTCAACCAGGCTGCAAcctggaagaaacaaaattcaCATCCTTCTAATGAAAACTCCAGAGATCCTTCTCCTGCCACtccctgctgaggagctggcGCTGTAGAGCTGTGCTGAAGCCCCAGGAAGGGCTTCTGTTGtagctgcaggaggcagcagcgTTCCCGACTGAATCCCGGCTgaggggctctgcctgcagggctgtgagcgCTGCCtgagggtggcagcagggccctgaggAGGCAGCACTCAGCCCGAGGCCATCACGCAAGGTTATCTGCACTTTCCTTTGGCAACTGCCCCTGTCAGCCTCTGCAACAGGAGAACAAAGGCAAAGCAATACCgggtttttcttgtttcttagGGGAAGCATCACTGCAGTTTGCTTTTAAGCTAGAAGaggggagatttagattagatattagggagatttttttttaaatggagggGATGAAAAGTTAGCAGgatttgcccagagaagctgttgtTGGTCTATCcttgaaagtgttcaaggccagtttACATGGGACTCTAAGGAACCTGATCTAgatgaagatgtccctgctcacaggggttggactagatggtgGTtaaaggtgccttccaacccaaacactctaggattctgtgattctgtgatccctgTCCCATGTTAGTGTACCATTGTTATACTTGAAGTTCTTTGGGATAACAAAGAGATGTTACCCAGCTCCAGCAAGTTCTCTGGCCCTTTCCATCATCGCCCAGTCCAGCACCCTCCACTTACAAGCTCCTCTCTGGTCCCTGCAGCCTTTAGCCTACTGCCTGTCAATGGCACAGCTCCTAGTGTGCAGAGGAAACACCCTGATAATGCCATGAAGAAAACAGTCGTGAGAAAGCAGGACACTGTGCCTTTACAGCCCAGTACACCCACCCTCCATGGGGATGGCAGCTTCCCACGCAGCTCCTCAGGTAAGCCTGCTCCTTGGCAGCTTTTTCCTGCAGGGGTTTGTCCTTGCACCAGGAGCACAAACTgcctcctgcctcagccagcccagctgggatctTGGGTCCATAGTCTGTCCTGAGAATGAACAGCAAATCTACTTTTGAGTTACTTCAAAAGTTGATACTCTAGAATATTTGAAGTCAATGGAAACAGAGGTGCTGTCAGGTGGGAAGGGTCAGGTATGGTTGTTCCCTGGCCGTTGCCCCATGGGGATTGAGccaggctcagcagggctgggctgttcAGGTTTGGCTTGGTGCCATCACGAGGCAGCTGCAGGTCTctcctcagggagctgcagagtgcccctgtcctcagggctgggggcaaTCAGGGCGCTGAGACAAGAGAGGCCCCTGAG of the Molothrus aeneus isolate 106 unplaced genomic scaffold, BPBGC_Maene_1.0 scaffold_34, whole genome shotgun sequence genome contains:
- the LOC136570411 gene encoding TOG array regulator of axonemal microtubules protein 2-like, producing the protein MPLFPREPTDPFSLETHVTDPDLGNGALGSWPAQGALAQEPQEHGSASQKGLSLSQAKEMDHPRSPGLTRDKELRDSSGKVCATLGKLAEKNIERKKMELLEKEMKRRQNETSLQLPPKAVEPGDAAEATFSLLPVNGTAPSVQRKHPDNAMKKTVVRKQDTVPLQPSTPTLHGDGSFPRSSSVTSQTAPGAKRREEPLRGRGQKDRASSDPQQSLQEALSLLGSDDWVLKKKGLFNIPCLAESHPEVLRY